In Marasmius oreades isolate 03SP1 chromosome 1, whole genome shotgun sequence, one DNA window encodes the following:
- a CDS encoding Aldos-2-ulose dehydratase, which yields MSYTKIHLKPHCEAGAVNPSPTVSLPLFQAQQVQGGRPDGYWIEAFPFSTDEHKCPNIIGYGLGTSTTKSEIKMFLNPYTTSNSDSSDWKSVTLAELDFPVTMHYADITGNGFNDVIISDQYGPSMDDIWPDGGRVNWLENTGDPNMSNWPMRTIGQSPGMHRLKAGHFTRKDRLQICAVPIVVKSSDLTTPAPVIIFTAPNDPKKVTSWPSEIIAKKHLVHEVVIAPSPANNGLDGILLAGRDGVDLLWFDTEWKEFKVGTGLPPTDGDPYWGAASVAVGRVGDDFAGYIASIEAFHGNTVSVYTKPAGSPHGIINSQWTRHVLDDFGPLNDKHTGSIHQVVCADIDGDGNDEFLTAMMGADPPDFNRTGVWCYKMTNQANGTFTKTKLDSTSAGRIATAHFLPTAIKTVDYATISYSVPGYFESPNPSINVFLSTGILPEKLDNEVSFRVVRASTAGFPSEMEFLDVAGRKLTLVVLPPLTSFKVQQNTSAVKILAGSLYWKEGQSGKKQERFVTTRPHGCQNLVVNASTVESGDEGSIFTLFKASSTSGKPPFSSMQQVIAHNAFPAHVPDDVRAMNFKWFKVEDLPWAHGRFDGLEFYNLVGFNVRFSDDSMDEVAHIQLWTAGIGVSAGFHNHIEKSFAEIHACITNGTGEGGMRWATVPDDQFDRDNPDLTKTKLVVVPDLHEHGPLWRIDKDGYPLLRMNDTVDYPWHAWLAGNGKPGQKQAYDVWVAFEFPSFETYSTPPPKSVLEPGTYVISPDGSSGSYYLGLKDEDATDRTPVLAFPGSDRCQTWKVSRVPGTDVYEIAHVKTGSLLCSRWPPVTEQRVVGTHSPANMGMTSRWTAYKDDDGKISLRLPGPHKLFLDTSKNLESPLPVVVRSYDSPQPPAWKFDRV from the exons ATGTCTTACACTAAAATCCATCTCAAACCTCATTGTGAGGCTGGTGCAGTCAATCCATCCCCCACTGTTTCTCTTCCCTTATTCCAAGCTCAGCAAGTTCAGGGTGGTCGGCCAGATGGGTACTGGATTGAAGCATTTCCTTTCTCAACTGACGAACACAAATGTCCCAACATCATTGGCTATGGTCTCGGCACCAGTACAACCAAGAGTGAAATCAAGATGTTCCTCAACCCCTACACTACAAGCAACTCTGA CTCCTCTGACTGGAAAAGTGTTACACTTGCAGAGCTTGACTTCCCTGTGACCATGCACTATGCTGATATTACTGGAAATGGTTTCAATGATG TCATTATATCTGATCAATATGGACCCTCCATGGATGATATTTGGCCTGATGGAGGCCGTGTCAACTGGCTGGAAAACACTGGTGATCCCAACATGTCAAATTGGCCAATGCGCACTATTGGTCAGAGCCCTGGCATGCATCGTCTCAAAGCAGGCCATTTCACTCGCAAAGATCGTCTACAAATCTGTGCTGTCCCTATTGTTGTTAAGTCTTCAGATTTAACCACTCCAGCCCCAGTTATCATTTTCACAGCTCCAAATGACCCGAAAAAGGTTACTAGCTGGCCTTCTGAGATCATTGCCAAGAAACATCTGGTCCATGAAGTTGTTATTGCTCCTTCCCCAGCCAATAATGGCTTAGATGGCATTCTTCTTGCTGGTCGTGATGGTGTTGACTTGCTTTGGTTTGATACAGAATggaaggaattcaaagttggTACTGGCCTTCCTCCAACTGATGGTGACCCTTACTGGGGTGCTGCCTCAGTTGCAGTTGGCCGGGTGGGTGATGACTTTGCAGGTTATATTGCTAGCATTGAG GCTTTCCATGGCAATACAGTTTCAGTTTACACCAAGCCTGCTGGTTCACCTCATGGCATTATAAATTCCCAGTGGACTCGACATGTTCTGGATGATTTTGGTCCTTTGAATGACAAACATACTGGCAGTATTCATCAGGTTGTTTGTGCTGATATTGATGGAGATGGCAACGATGAATTCCTGACTGCAATGATGGGTGCCGATCCTCCAGATTTTAATAGGACAGGTGTTTGGTGCTATAAAA TGACCAATCAAGCAAATGGTACCTTCACCAAAACCAAACTGGATAGTACCTCAGCTGGAAGAATTGCAACAGCTCATTTCCTTCCTACAGCAATAAAAACAGTT GATTATGCAACAATTTCATATTCCGTACCTGGGTACTTTGAATCACCAAACCCATCCATCAATGTTTTCCTTTCAACTGGCATTCTACCTGAGAAGCTTGACAATGAAGTTTCCTTCAGAGTTGTCAGAGCAAGCACTGCTGGATTCCCTTCTGAGATGGAGTTCTTGGATGTTGCAGGGCGCAAGCTTACTTTGGTTGTCCTTCCCCCACTGACATCATTCAAAGTCCAGCAGAACACATCCGCTGTAAAGATTTTAGCTGGGAGTCTGTACTGGAAGGAGGGGCAATCTGGAAAAAAGCAAGAACGGTTTGTAACCACCCGACCTCATGGTTGCCAGAATTTGGTTGTCAATGCCAGCACGGTGGAGAGTGGAGATGAAGGATCAATTTTCACGTTATTCAAGGCCTCTTCAACTTCTGGAAAACCTCCATTCTCGTCAATGCAGCAAGTTATCGCTCATAATGCATTCCCTGCTCATGTTCCGGATGATGTACGTGCTATGAACTTTAAATGGTTCAAGGTAGAGGATCTTCCTTGGGCTCATGGCAGATTCGAT GGACTTGAGTTTTACAACCTCGTTGGTTTCAATGTTCGCTTCTCAGACGATTCCATGGATGAGGTCGCTCACATTCAACTGTGGACCGCTGGTATTGGTGTCTCTGCTGGTTTCCACAATCACATCGAGAAATCATTTGCCGAAATCCATGCTTGTATTACGAATGGAACTGGGGAAGGTGGTATGAGATGGGCTACAGTTCCCGATGATCAGTTTGACCGAGATAATCCTGATTTGACAAAGACGAAGTTAGTCGTCGTCCCTGACCTTCACGAACATGGTCCACTTTGGAGGATAGACAAGGATGGGTATCCTTTACTCCGCATGAATGATACAGTCGATTATCCTTGGCATG CTTGGCTGGCGGGAAACGGAAAACCCGGACAAAAGCAAGCATATGATGTCTGGGTGGCATTCGAGTTTCCGTCGTTTGAAACATATTCTACTCCTCCTCCGAAATCCGTACTAGAACCAGGCACCTATGTTATTTCTCCAGACGGTTCATCGGGATCCTACTATCTTGGACTCAAGGACGAGGATGCTACAGATAGAACCCCCGTTCTCGCTTTCCCCGGATCGGATCGTTGTCAGACA TGGAAGGTCTCGCGGGTCCCTGGAACGGATGTATACGAAATTGCACATGTCAAGACTGGTTCCCTTCTATGTTCCCGGTGGCCTCCCGTTACCGAGCAACGTGTCGTCGGAACTCATTCGCCAGCGAATATGGGTATGACCTCGCGTTGGACTGCTTATAAGGATGACGATGGGAAAATAAG CCTTCGTCTTCCGGGACCTCATAAGCTGTTCCTCGACACCTCCAAGAATCTTGAATCCCCGTTGCCC GTCGTCGTAAGGAGCTACGACTCACCTCAGCCACCTGCCTGGAAGTTCGACCGAGTTTGA
- a CDS encoding uncharacterized protein (CAZy:GH2), whose product MALLATLLHALFYLPLFATAAVFDLSDLDWTLKSRNGSVVVPGRVPSQAHLDLARAGVITEPLLEINDFTERWVAEENWTYTADLAPFFKTLNSSSKTLLVFWGIDTIANITFAGEPVAWVNNQFRRHVFDVTPHLAAGSGNLTLDFESAVSYGLNVSSRPDATFYPGGNGVFEYPAARHYIRKIQIDFGWDWGPAFVPTGIFKPAFLVTLTNDNGSVEVPSQDLAFLEESSVDIYKEGSNFTVAPDQSADWVLNVTLAIRSAVPIESPSVTLALPELGLTSSPLAIPSLPGNSDNAQLVSVQWKVPDSAPQRWYPHNLGTPQLYNLTGTLSLPVGGSTSNITFTDRTGFRTIRLIQAPYSEEDVKARGIQPGDQWHFEVNGKSFYVLGSNLVPFDPFYSRISTEQVRWVLESAVQSGQNMLRVWGGGIYQPSEAGTAGGLYDFYSICDELGIFAWSEFLFSDALTPINDFFLESVEPEVRQNVRRVNKHPSVAQWAGGNEIEGIAIATNTSLANGTVYLDQFVFMFQEFLHDIALSETRSVPYTDCSTNNGLLSLDPYILRLNNKTAGNLYGNAERFDYDASHAFDYSTYPVARFVNEFGFHSMPSFYTWQEALTSPEDFSFNSTVVMSRDHHPPAGGLAFPNPNAPEGQREMTAAVEMWLPRPGTSDSNQTFAQWCYSTQVFQTMTITSEIAWYRHGAGQAENNLGGIVWQLNDIWQGVSWSSIEYSGRWKVLHYGLARAFSPVIIHPFWTPSNQSLEVLVTSDRWFDVSGTAQLTWYDWSGNVLNTSNHQFTIPTLNNSLILKQQGLDEILPEGKDESEVWLLLNLTAEVDGRTVTNEQYFTPTSLANVTLKDPEIAVTRNSDFTFTLSAKGAVAPWTWIEHPFGTIGTFVDVSTGVLSNGFYLVPGIDRTVKFILNPSVSKVLNPDPAEFVVRSLWNNTHTGFESVEEFPVDGQDFSWNQIPITP is encoded by the exons ATGGCACTCCTCGCGACACTTCTTCATGCACTATTTTATCTTCCACTTTTTGCAACAGCAGCCGTCTTTGATCTCTCCGATTTGGACTGGACTTTGAAGAGCAGGAATGGGTCTGTGGTCGTGCCTGGTCGTGTTCCATCGCAAGCTCATCTGGATTTGGCGAGGGCTGGAGTTATCACAGAACCTCTGTTGGAGATCAACG ACTTCACCGAGCGTTGGGTAGCGGAAGAGAATTGGACATACACGGCGGATCTCGCTCCGTTTTTCAAGACCCTCAATTCCAGCAGTAAGACTCTTTTGGTATTCTGGGGCATCGATACTATTGCCAACATT ACCTTCGCAGGAGAACCTGTAGCTTGGGTAAACAATCAATTTCGGCGTCACGTCTTCGATGTCACCCCCCATTTGGCTGCAGGCTCCGGAAACCTTACTTTGGATTTCGAGTCTGCGGTCTCCTACGGGCTGAACGTCAGTAGTAGACCAGACGCTACATTCTATCCCGGTGGGAATGGTGTG TTCGAATACCCCGCAGCCAGGCACTATATCCGAAAGATTCAAATTGACTTTGGATGGGATTGG GGACCTGCCTTCGTACCGACGGGAATATTCAAACCAGCTTTTCTGGTCACTTTAACCAATGATAACGGTTCGGTCGAAGTCCCCTCTCAAGACCTCGCCTTCCTTGAGGAATCTTCGGTAGACATATACAAAGAGGGGTCTAATTTTACGGTTGCTCCTGACCAATCTGCTGACTGGGTCCTAAACGTCACTTTGGCCATTCGCTCCGCCGTTCCCATCGAATCACCTTCCGTAACGCTGGCTCTCCCTGAATTAGGCTTGACATCGAGCCCTCTCGcgattccttctcttcccggAAATTCTGACAACGCTCAGTTGGTCAGTGTTCAGTGGAAAGTCCCTGACTCGGCTCCTCAGCGATGGTATCCCCATAATCTGGGGACCCCGCAACTCTATAATCTGACGGGGACACTGAGCTTGCCTGTGGGGGGTTCTACGTCGAACATCACCTTCACGGATCGGACCGGGTTCCGAACGATCAGACTCATACAGGCTCCATACTCCGAAGAGGATGTTAAAGCACGAGGTATCCAGCCTGGTGATCAATggcattttgaagtcaacgGAAAGTCGTTTTATGTGTTGGGATCCAACCTCGTTCCGTTCGATCCGTTCTACTCTAGGATCAGCACAGAACAAGTTCGTTGGGTATTGGAGAGTGCTGTACAGAGCGGACAGAATATG CTTCGTGTCTGGGGAGGTGGTATATACCAACCGTCCGAGGCGGGTACTGCAGGTGGTCTATACGACTTCTATTCCATCTGTGACGAACTTGGCATCTTCGCCTGGTCGGAATTCTTATTCTCAGACGCTCTCACCCCGATCAATGACTTCTTCCTGGAGTCGGTCGAACCGGAAGTCCGACAGAATGTGAGACGAGTGAACAAGCATCCCAGCGTAGCGCAGTGGGCTGGCGGTAATGAGATAGAGGGAATTGCCATTGCTACCAACACCTCTTTGGCCAATGGAACGGTCTACCTTGATCAG TTTGTTTTTATGTTCCAAGAATTCCTTCACGACATAGCTCTTTCGGAAACGCGTTCA GTTCCTTACACCGACTGCTCCACCAATAACGGTCTCCTCAGCCTGGATCCTTACATCCTGAGACTTAACAATAAGACAGCCGGAAATCTTTACGGAAACGCTG AGCGGTTTGATTACGACGCTAGCCATGCATTCGATTATAGTACTTATCCCGTCGCCAG GTTCGTGAACGAATTTGG GTTCCACTCCATGCCGTCTTTCTACACCTGGCAGGAAGCCCTCACCTCGCCGGAAGACTTTTCCTTCAATTCCACTGTCGTCATGTCTCGAGACCACCATCCGCCTGCTGGAGGTCTTGCGTTCCCCAACCCCAACGCACCTGAAGGCCAACGGGAAATGACAGCGGCCGTCGAGATGTGGTTACCTCGTCCAGGAACCTCCGACTCCAATCAGACCTTTGCTCAGTGGTGTTACAGTACGCAGGTCTTCCAAACGATGACGATCACCTCCGAAATTGCCTGGTATCGTCATGGTGCTGGACAGGCGGAGAATAACCTTGGCGGTATTGTCTGGCAGCTTAACGACATCTGGCAAGGTGTTAGCTGGTCGAGTATCGAATACTCTGGGAGGTGGAAAGTCTTGCACTATGGATTGGCGAGGGCGTTTTCACCTGTCATTATTCATCCGTTCTGGACACCATCCAATCAGTCATTGGAGGTTTTGGTGACCTCCGATCGTTGGTTCGATGTATCGGGCACTGCGCAGTTGACGTGGTATGATTGGTCTGGGAATGTTTTGAACACGAGCAACCATCAATTTACGATTCCGACGCTCAATAATTCGCTTATCCTGAAACAACAAGGGTTGGATGAAATATTACCTGAGGGGAAGGATGAAAGCGAGGTCTGGCTGCTTTTGAATCTTACTGCTGAAGTGGATGGACGAACTGTTACGAATGAGCAATAT TTCACGCCTACATCACTTGCCAATGTAACTCTGAAGGACCCGGAAATAGCAGTAACGAGGAATTCCGATTTTACGTTCACCCTATCCGCCAAAGGTGCTGTCGCTCCTTGGACGTGGATTGAGCATCCATTCGGTACTATTGGAACTTTCGTCGATGTGAGCACTGGCGTATTATCGAATGGATTCTATCTTGTACCTGGGATAGATCGTACTG TGAAATTCATTTTGAATCCATCGGTTTCCAAAGTGTTGAACCCTGATCCGGCTGAGTTCGTGGTTAGATCCTTGTGGAACAATACGCATACTGGGTTTGAGTCGGTGGAGGAATTCCCGGTTGATGGGCAGGACTTCAGCTGGAACCAAATCCCTATTACTCCATGA